From the Kallotenue papyrolyticum genome, the window CGCTTTTTGCCGTCGAAGCCGACGGTGCCACCTCCAGTCCGCCCGCGCCGATCGCGCATGGCGACTACCGCGTGGCGCGCACCGCCGCCGAACTGGAGGAGCTGGCCCGCGCCCTGGCGGATGCGCCCCTGTTCGCCTTCGACACCGAAACGACGGCCCTAACGCTGCGCGAGGCGACGCTCGTCGGCATCTCGTTCGCTACTGCGCCGGGCCGCGCCTGGTACGTGCCGCTGATCCATCAGGACGCGGCGGCGCAGCCCGCGCCGGAGCAGGTGCGCGCCCTGCTGGGCCCCCTGCTGGAAGATGGCGCACGGCCCAAGGTGGCCCACAACGCCAAATTCGATCAGCTCATGCTGCGCACCATCGGTATTGAGGTGCGCGGGCTGGTCTTCGATACCATGCTGGCGGCGCAACTGCTCGGCAACAACGGCGTGGGTCTCAAGGAACTGGCCTTCAACGTGCTCAAGGTCGAAATGACCCCGATCACCACGCTGATCGGTACGGGACGCCAGCAGATCGGCTTTGATCAGGTGCCGCTGGCGCAGGCCGCGCCCTACGCCGCCGCCGATGCCGACATGACGCTGCGGCTGCATGCGCGCCTGGCCGCCGAGCTGGAGGCCGTGCCACGCGTGCGCGACGTCTTCGAGACGATCGAGATGCCGCTGCTGCCGGTGCTGGCCGACATGGAGTGGCGCGGCATCAAAGTGGATGTCGAGGTGCTGCGTCAGCTCTCCGAGACGTTGGGCAATCGCATCGCGGCGCTGGAGACGCGCATGATCGAGCTGGCCGGCGAGCGCTTCAATCCGGCGTCGGGCCAGCAGCTCAACCGCATCCTGTTCGAGCGCCTGGGCCTCGATCCCAGCGGACTGTCCAAGACCAAAACCGGCCTCTACTCGATCACCGCCGAGGTGTTGGAACGCTTCAGCGGCATGCATCCGATCATCGATCTGATCCTGGAGCATCGCCAACTCACCAAGCTGAAGTCCACCTACATCGATACGCTGCCGCAACTGGTCGATGCGCGCGGGCGGGTGCATACCGAGTTCAAGCAGATCGGCGCGGCTACGGGCCGACTGAGCAGCACCTATCCCAATCTGCAGAACATTCCCGTGCGCACCGAGCAGGGCCGCGAGATCCGACGCGCGTTTGTGGCCGACGACGGCTGCCACCTGCTGTCGGCCGACTATTCGCAGATCGAGCTGCGCATTCTGGCGCACATGACGCAGGATCCGGCGCTGATCGCCACCTTTCGCGAGGGACGCGACATCCATGCCGCCACCGCCGCGCGGCTCTTCGGCGTGCCCATCGATCAGATCAGCAAAAATCAGCGTCGCATCGCCAAAACGGTGATCTTCGGCACGATCTACGGCATCTCCTCCTTCGGCTTGGCGGCGCGCACCGGCCTCAGTCGCGAGCAGGCCCAGCAGTTGATCGATGGGATCTTCGCGGCCTATCCCGGTATCAAGCAGCTTTTCGATGCGACGCTGGAGTTCGGGCGGCAGCATGGTTATGTCGAAACCTTGTTCGGGCGGCGGCGCTACTTCGGCAGCGGGCCGAACAACCCGCTCAATGCCAAGGGGCCGGTGCGCGCCGCGGCGGAGCGCGAGGCCAAGAACGCGCCGATCCAGGGCACCAGCGCCGATCTGATCAAAATGGCGATGGTGCGCCTCGACCGCGAGCTGCAGCGGCGTGGGTACAGCGCCGGCATGTTGCTCCAGGTGCACGATGAGCTGCTGCTGGAAGTGCCCGACGACGAACTGGACGAGGTGCGCGGGCTGGTGCGCGCGGTGATGGAGCAGGTCTATCCTGAGTTGTGTGTGCCGTTGGAGGTGGAGGTGAGCACGGGCCGCAACTGGGAGGAGATGGGCTAGCAGCGCAGCATGAAGGCTTCCTGGCGCCTGGCACGACGGCGCGTGCTGCCGTCGGCAACGCGACGCAATTTCCGTCTGGGTGTGCTCAACGGCGCGCTCTTCACGCTGGGCGAGTCATTGGTCGATACCACGGCCGTGCTGGCCCTGCTGGTGCGCGACCTGGGCGGCTCGCAAACGCTGGTCGGTCTGCTGCCGTCGTTGAAAAACGGCGGCTTTTTGCTGCCGCAACTGCTGGTTGCCGGGCGCGTCGATAGCCTGGCGCGCAAACTTCCGCTCTACCGGCGCGCAGCGCTGGCGCGCGCCGGCGCTTTTGCGGCGCTGACTGCGGTGATCTTCGGCGCGACGCTGCTGCCGCCCACGCTCACGCTGTCGCTGGTCTGCGTCGTGTATGCGATCTATAACCTGCTGGGTGGTTCCAGCAGTCTGGCGTTTCAGGACGTTGTTGCCAAGGCGATCCCGCCGCAGCGCCGCGGCAGTTTCTTTGCCTACCGCCAGCTCTGGGGTGGGCTGCTGGCATTGGTTGTGGCGGGGCCGCTGGTGCGCCTGCTGCTACAGGCCGATGCACCACTGGGCTTTCCGGCCAACTATGGCCTGTTGAGTCTGCTGGCGCTGATCTGCATTGCGCTGGGCCTGCTGGCCTTCAGCCTGATCGACGAGCCGCCTGGCCGGCCTGCGGTCCGCCGTCGCAGCACGCGCGAGATTCTGCGCGGCGCGCCGCGCCTGCTGCGCAGGGATCTGGATCTGCGCCGCTTCATTGTTGCGCGCATGTGGGGACGCGTCGGAGCGATCGCCGAGCCCTTCTACGTGGTCTATGCCCGTGAGGCGCTGGCGATCGCGCCGCGCTACGTCGGCATCTACCTGGCGGTGCGTGTGCTGTCGGCGGCGCTCTCCAACCTCTACTGGGGGCGCCTGGCCGATCGACGGGGTGCGCGTCGGCTGATGGTCTGGACCGGCGCGATCGCAGCGCTGGCGCCGCTGGTTGCGCTGCTGCTGCCGTTGCTGTTCGCGCCCGGCTCGACGCTGCTCGCCTGGAGTTGGACGCTGGTCTTCCTGGCAATTGGGCTGAGTGTGGACGGCAGCGCGACCGCGGGCACGACCTACCTGTTGGAGATCGCGCCCGAGCAGGAGCGTGCCACCTACGGCGGCATCGCCAACACGGCGCTGGGGCTGGCTACCTTTGTGCCGGTGCTGGGCGGCGCGCTGCTGGCGGCTACCAGCAACAACTACGCGCTGCTGCTGCTGATCGGGCTGATCGGTTCGCTGCTGGCCTGGAT encodes:
- the polA gene encoding DNA polymerase I, producing the protein MARPKLALVDGHAVAFRAFHALREANLRTSRGEPTYAVFGFCQILLTTLQQLQPQYVAVAFDVGRTFRDDLFAQYKANRSEAPEEFQPQLERIKQIVRALNIPIYEVEGYEADDVIGTLARQATAQGIDTYIITGDTDTLQLVDEHVRVLLAVPYGRKQELKTYDLPAVIERYKGLQPAQLADLRGLKGDTSDNIPGVKGIGEAGAIALLMQFGSIEGIYAHFDDVPKRYRKPLEGQREQALFSRELATIRCDAPVQLDLEAARFGFYERDAVIRIFQELEFSSLVAKLPPVAGAPGAAAADQPHGRAAPGAAAQMTLFAVEADGATSSPPAPIAHGDYRVARTAAELEELARALADAPLFAFDTETTALTLREATLVGISFATAPGRAWYVPLIHQDAAAQPAPEQVRALLGPLLEDGARPKVAHNAKFDQLMLRTIGIEVRGLVFDTMLAAQLLGNNGVGLKELAFNVLKVEMTPITTLIGTGRQQIGFDQVPLAQAAPYAAADADMTLRLHARLAAELEAVPRVRDVFETIEMPLLPVLADMEWRGIKVDVEVLRQLSETLGNRIAALETRMIELAGERFNPASGQQLNRILFERLGLDPSGLSKTKTGLYSITAEVLERFSGMHPIIDLILEHRQLTKLKSTYIDTLPQLVDARGRVHTEFKQIGAATGRLSSTYPNLQNIPVRTEQGREIRRAFVADDGCHLLSADYSQIELRILAHMTQDPALIATFREGRDIHAATAARLFGVPIDQISKNQRRIAKTVIFGTIYGISSFGLAARTGLSREQAQQLIDGIFAAYPGIKQLFDATLEFGRQHGYVETLFGRRRYFGSGPNNPLNAKGPVRAAAEREAKNAPIQGTSADLIKMAMVRLDRELQRRGYSAGMLLQVHDELLLEVPDDELDEVRGLVRAVMEQVYPELCVPLEVEVSTGRNWEEMG
- a CDS encoding MFS transporter; amino-acid sequence: MKASWRLARRRVLPSATRRNFRLGVLNGALFTLGESLVDTTAVLALLVRDLGGSQTLVGLLPSLKNGGFLLPQLLVAGRVDSLARKLPLYRRAALARAGAFAALTAVIFGATLLPPTLTLSLVCVVYAIYNLLGGSSSLAFQDVVAKAIPPQRRGSFFAYRQLWGGLLALVVAGPLVRLLLQADAPLGFPANYGLLSLLALICIALGLLAFSLIDEPPGRPAVRRRSTREILRGAPRLLRRDLDLRRFIVARMWGRVGAIAEPFYVVYAREALAIAPRYVGIYLAVRVLSAALSNLYWGRLADRRGARRLMVWTGAIAALAPLVALLLPLLFAPGSTLLAWSWTLVFLAIGLSVDGSATAGTTYLLEIAPEQERATYGGIANTALGLATFVPVLGGALLAATSNNYALLLLIGLIGSLLAWMATVRLREVREVREDMRLAAELWGRPSAARAGDEADA